The following nucleotide sequence is from Neokomagataea tanensis.
GTTGTAGCAGTATTCGGATTATTTAGGATAATACCGCATAACTTATGGATAGCTGTTCTAGGGATATTTATAATTATTTTTGACAGTTTTTTTGTCAGCTTGCTGATAGGGATTTTAGGGGCAAGGTTTAAAGATATTTCTCCTGTTTCCTCAGCCTTAATGCAGGTGCTGTTTTTTGTTACGCCGATTATATGGAAGCCTAGCTTAATTTACTCTGGAAGGCAGTACCTTCTGCTGGACCCGTTCTATGCTCCGTTAGAGCTTTTGCGCGGGCCTTTGTTGGGGGAGGGGGTACGCTATTCTTTTATTGGCGTGGCTTTCCTTCAGGCTATTGTGTTGAGTGGTGTCACTTGTGTGCTGTTTAGCCGCATGCGGGCGCGCATAGCGTATTGGGTTTGATATGCCGCAGATTGAAGCCACAGATGTATATCTTGAGTTCCCTTTATATCATGCAGAGAGTCGGCTGCTGAAAAAGCGTTTAGCGTCTGCTTTGCAGGGTAAAACGGGGGGAAGCGTAGGAACGCGTTTCGCGCAGGACGCTCGCTCGCGCACTGTTGTTGATGTGCTCCGGGGGATAGATTTTACAGCAAAAGCTGGGGATCGTATTGGTCTCATCGGTCGCAACGGTGCGGGTAAGACAACCCTGCTACGAGCTTTGGCTGGTATTTACGAGCCTGTGCGTGGTGAGATTGTAGTGCGGGGGACCATGGGGGCGTTGTTAGATGCCTCTTTGGGGATGAATCCTGAACTAACCGGGCGAGAAAATGTGCGTTTGTTTGTTCAGCAGGGCGAAGGTGATTTGTCGGCTTTAGATGCTGCTTATGACGACGTGCAAGATTTTGCTGAATTAGGGCATTACTTCGATTTGCCCATTAAAACCTATAGCTCAGGTATGGCGATCCGGCTGGCTTTCGCAATGGCAACAACGTCCGCACCACAAATTTT
It contains:
- a CDS encoding ABC transporter ATP-binding protein, whose amino-acid sequence is MPQIEATDVYLEFPLYHAESRLLKKRLASALQGKTGGSVGTRFAQDARSRTVVDVLRGIDFTAKAGDRIGLIGRNGAGKTTLLRALAGIYEPVRGEIVVRGTMGALLDASLGMNPELTGRENVRLFVQQGEGDLSALDAAYDDVQDFAELGHYFDLPIKTYSSGMAIRLAFAMATTSAPQILLMDEWFLAGDGVFLKKAETRLKRLIDKVEILVVSSHQPEILARWCNRVIWMEQGQIRADGPCEDTLQQYKNF